In Prunus dulcis chromosome 1, ALMONDv2, whole genome shotgun sequence, the following are encoded in one genomic region:
- the LOC117616128 gene encoding F-box protein At3g12350: protein MVEESPKFNPTQHFFFPCPKPPQQLPVFPTNFPQKIPKFTWKIKPNTKPKMSTIKDTSLTIDELGCSVSFADFPEDVQLCVLSFLTPPEIASFACTSKRFVSLCKNDGKLWFSMCDRRWGSKTQIKKWGNGKITYRILYQTLSDWENLIGFWRQGGIVTSPPLIFFEWGPSFMTGFRVSPAKDGTYGVVKAPFLWMSLSPEGQVVNFLDPEGRTEISEDFANSKRFKFAESDLVPVNLSLMGKTHFVVEEDMSFGARRSSSSVSGRGEDGGVGEDLIGAETSGSPGTSPDQLVVEIYQYFANRTSPGGDRASRRQRRREKEKQARKKLEPQHFVKIVDCSPTPTRPLQGLWKGIYDDMTLGFYLVAYDDIGGISCQKVCDSSGNFCSFARVIRKHPVFWTMNPTFIESPFSPEEENLYTSRIHLQPTAAADHIHQHLPLTGNKGVSRILCINFSHDLAIPNLAGTTTNPLHAQGRIWQYWDGSFGFGFLQDSFIRDLKRVAKNGCLLDTAEHLL from the exons GAAGAATCTCccaaattcaatccaacaCAACACTTCTTTTTCCCTTGTCCAAAACCACCACAACAACTACCCGTATTTCCCACCAATTTTCCCcagaaaattcccaaatttACCTGGAAAATCAAGCCGaataccaaaccaaaaatGTCGACGATCAAAGACACAAGTCTCACAATTGACGAATTGGGTTGTTCCGTTTCCTTCGCCGATTTCCCCGAGGACGTCCAGCTCTGCGTTCTCTCCTTCCTCACGCCTCCCGAGATCGCCAGCTTCGCCTGCACATCGAAACGGTTCGTTTCGCTATGCAAAAACGATGGCAAGCTTTGGTTCTCTATGTGCGACCGCAGGTGGGGCTCCAAGACCCAGATCAAGAAATGGGGAAATGGGAAAATCACCTACAGAATTCTCTACCAGACCCTCAGCGATTGGGAAAATCTGATTGGATTCTGGCGCCAAGGCGGCATCGTGACATCTCCACCGTTGATTTTCTTCGAGTGGGGCCCATCGTTCATGACCGGCTTCCGGGTCTCTCCAGCCAAGGACGGTACATACGGTGTCGTAAAGGCACCCTTTTTGTGGATGAGTCTCTCGCCGGAGGGCCAAGTTGTGAACTTTCTCGACCCGGAAGGCCGGACCGAGATTTCGGAAGATTTCGCTAATTCCAAGCGGTTCAAGTTTGCGGAGAGCGATTTAGTTCCGGTCAATTTGAGCTTAATGGGGAAGAcccattttgttgtggagGAAGATATGAGCTTTGGGGCTCGGAGAAGTTCCAGCTCAGTTAGTGGACGCGGAGAGGATGGTGGGGTCGGTGAGGATTTGATTGGAGCCGAGACTAGTGGGTCCCCAGGGACATCACCGGACCAGTTGGTGGTAGAGATTTATCAGTACTTTGCAAACCGGACCAGCCCAGGTGGAGATAGAGCTTCGAGGAGgcagaggaggagagagaaggaaaagcaGGCCAGGAAGAAGTTGGAGCCTCAGCATTTCGTCAAGATTGTTGATTGCTCGCCTACACCAACTCGGCCTTTACAGGGCCTATGGAAG GGAATTTATGATGACATGACCTTGGGTTTTTACCTTGTTGCATATGATGACATTGGGGGCATTTCCTGCCAAAAGGTTTGCGACTCGTCTGGAAATTTTTGCAGCTTCGCACGTGTTATCAGGAAACACCCGGTCTTTTGGACAATGAACCCTACTTTTATTGAGTCTCCATTTTCCCCAGAGGAAGAAAATTTGTATACTAGTCGGATACATCTTCAACCAACTGCAGCAGCAGATCACATTCACCAGCATCTCCCTCTCACAGGAAACAAAGGAGTCTCTCGCATTCTTTGCATAAACTTCAGTCATGATCTGGCTATTCCAAACTTGGCAGGAACTACTACAAATCCACTGCATGCTCAGGGGCGGATTTGGCAGTATTGGGATGGATCGTTTGGGTTTGGATTTCTTCAAGATAGTTTTATCAGAGACCTGAAGCGTGTTGCCAAGAATGGTTGTCTTCTTGACACCGCAGAGCATTTGTTGTGA
- the LOC117625082 gene encoding LIM domain-containing protein WLIM1-like: MAFAGTTQKCMACDKTVYLVDKLTADNRIYHKACFRCHHCKGTLKLSNYNSFEGVLYCRPHFDQLFKRTGSLDKSFEGTPKIVKPERPVDNEKPAVAKASSMFGGTRDKCFGCKNTVYPTEKVTVNGTPYHKMCFKCSHGGCTISPSNYIAHEGRLYCKHHHTQLIKEKGNLSQLEGDYEKNTVDENASAREVAAEI; the protein is encoded by the exons ATGGCATTTGCAGGAACAACCCAGAAGTGCATGGCTTGTGACAAGACTGTGTATCTGGTTGATAAGCTAACAGCGGATAACCGTATCTACCACAAAGCCTGCTTTCGATGCCACCACTGCAAGGGAACCCTCAAG CTCAGCAACTACAATTCATTTGAGGGAGTGCTGTACTGCAGGCCACATTTTGATCAGCTCTTTAAAAGAACTGGCAGTCTTGACAAAAGTTTTGAAG ggACACCAAAAATTGTAAAACCAGAGAGACCTGTTGATAATGAG AAACCTGCAGTAGCCAAAGCTTCAAGTATGTTTGGTGGAACCAGAGATAAATGCTTTGGCTGCAAGAATACTGTTTATCCAACAGAAAAG GTTACTGTGAATGGAACTCCTTACCACAAGATGTGTTTCAAATGCTCACATGGAGGATGTACGATCAGCCCATCAAACTACATTGCGCACGAGGGCCGACTCTACTGTAAACACCACCACACCCAACTCATCAAGGAGAAAGGAAACTTAAGCCAGCTTGAGGGTGACTATGAGAAGAACACCGTCGATGAGAATGCCAGTGCCAGAGAAGTTGCTGCCGAGATATGA
- the LOC117625060 gene encoding GPN-loop GTPase QQT1 isoform X1 yields the protein MVFGQVVIGPPGSGKTTYCNGMSQFLQLIGRKVAVINLDPANDALPYECAVNIEDLIKLSDVMMEHGLGPNGGLVYCMDYLEKNIDWLEAKLKPLIKDHYILFDFPGQVELFFLHSSAKNVIMKLVKKLNLRLTAVHLVDAHLCSDPGKYVSALLLSLSTMLHMELPHINVLSKIDLIESYGKLAFNLDFYTDVENLSYLQYSLDQDPRSAKYRKLTKEICDVVEDYSLVNFATLDIQDKESVGNLVKLIDKSNGYIFAGIEASAVEFSKIAVGPVDWDYYRVAAVQEKYMKDDENFDDDEHSGD from the exons ATGGTTTTTGGGCAAGTGGTGATTGGTCCACCTGGGTCAGGGAAGACCACCTACTGCAATGGCATGTCTCAGTTTCTCCAACTCATTGGAAG AAAAGTTGCTGTTATCAATTTGGATCCTGCTAACGATGCATTGCC ATATGAATGTGCTGTGAACATAGAGGATCTTATAAAACTAAGTGATGTGATGATGGAGCACGGTCTTGGTCCAAATGGAG GTCTTGTATATTGCATGGATTATCTAGAGAAGAATATTGACTGGTTGGAGGCGAAGTTGAAACCTCTTATAAaag ATCACTACATTCTCTTTGATTTCCCCGGCCAAGTCGAACTATTCTTTCTTCACTCCAGCGCCAAGAATGTTATCATGAAACTCGTAAAGAAGTTAAACCTCAGG TTGACTGCAGTTCATTTGGTTGATGCCCACCTTTGCAGTGACCCTGGGAAGTATGTTAGTGCATTGCTTCTCTCTTTATCAACCATGCTTCATATGGAACTCCCACACATAAATGTCTTGTCTAAGATTGATTTAATAGAGAGTTATGGAAAGCTAG CTTTCAACCTTGATTTTTATACAGATGTAGAGAATCTATCTTATCTTCAATACAGTCTTGATCAGGATCCTCGCTCGGCTAAGTACAG AAAGCTCACTAAGGAGATTTGTGATGTAGTAGAAGATTACAGTCTTGTCAATTTTGCAACTTTAGATATTCAG GATAAAGAGAGTGTGGGGAATCTAGTTAAACTGATAGACAAGAGCAATGGATACATTTTTGCTGGCATAGAAGCGAGCGCAGTAGAGTTCAGCAAGATTGCAGTTGGTCCTGTTGATTGGGATTATTACAG AGTTGCAGCGGTGCAAGAGAAGTACATGAAGGATGACGAAaattttgatgatgatgaacaCTCTGGAGACTGA
- the LOC117625060 gene encoding GPN-loop GTPase QQT1 isoform X2 has protein sequence MACLSFSNSLEGLVYCMDYLEKNIDWLEAKLKPLIKDHYILFDFPGQVELFFLHSSAKNVIMKLVKKLNLRLTAVHLVDAHLCSDPGKYVSALLLSLSTMLHMELPHINVLSKIDLIESYGKLAFNLDFYTDVENLSYLQYSLDQDPRSAKYRKLTKEICDVVEDYSLVNFATLDIQDKESVGNLVKLIDKSNGYIFAGIEASAVEFSKIAVGPVDWDYYRVAAVQEKYMKDDENFDDDEHSGD, from the exons ATGGCATGTCTCAGTTTCTCCAACTCATTGGAAG GTCTTGTATATTGCATGGATTATCTAGAGAAGAATATTGACTGGTTGGAGGCGAAGTTGAAACCTCTTATAAaag ATCACTACATTCTCTTTGATTTCCCCGGCCAAGTCGAACTATTCTTTCTTCACTCCAGCGCCAAGAATGTTATCATGAAACTCGTAAAGAAGTTAAACCTCAGG TTGACTGCAGTTCATTTGGTTGATGCCCACCTTTGCAGTGACCCTGGGAAGTATGTTAGTGCATTGCTTCTCTCTTTATCAACCATGCTTCATATGGAACTCCCACACATAAATGTCTTGTCTAAGATTGATTTAATAGAGAGTTATGGAAAGCTAG CTTTCAACCTTGATTTTTATACAGATGTAGAGAATCTATCTTATCTTCAATACAGTCTTGATCAGGATCCTCGCTCGGCTAAGTACAG AAAGCTCACTAAGGAGATTTGTGATGTAGTAGAAGATTACAGTCTTGTCAATTTTGCAACTTTAGATATTCAG GATAAAGAGAGTGTGGGGAATCTAGTTAAACTGATAGACAAGAGCAATGGATACATTTTTGCTGGCATAGAAGCGAGCGCAGTAGAGTTCAGCAAGATTGCAGTTGGTCCTGTTGATTGGGATTATTACAG AGTTGCAGCGGTGCAAGAGAAGTACATGAAGGATGACGAAaattttgatgatgatgaacaCTCTGGAGACTGA